A window of Lepus europaeus isolate LE1 chromosome 11, mLepTim1.pri, whole genome shotgun sequence contains these coding sequences:
- the TMX1 gene encoding thioredoxin-related transmembrane protein 1, which translates to MAPPGSPVLPLTVSVLLLWGAPCTYGRRSDVRVITDENWRELLEGEWMIEFYAPWCPACQNLQPEWESFAEWGEDLEVNVGKVDVTEQTGLSGRFIITALPTIYHCKDGEFRRYQGPRSKKDFINFISEKEWKSIEPVSSWFGPGSVLMSSMSALFQLSMYIRTCHNYFIEDLGLPVWGSYTVFALATLLSGLLLGLCMIFLADCLCPSKRRRPQPYPSKKSLPEFSQPLKKVEEEQEADEEDVSEEEAKNGGGAKTDFVQADALRQRAVGPSQAADQS; encoded by the exons ATGGCGCCCCCCGGGAGTCCCGTGCTTCCCCTGACAGTCTCGGTGCTGTTGCTTTGGGGGGCTCCCTGCACTTACGGGCGGAGGAGCGACGTGCGCGTCATCACCGACGAGAACTGGAGAGAGTTGCTGGAAGGAGAGTGGATGATAGAATT TTATGCTCCATGGTGTCCTGCTTGTCAGAATCTTCAACCAGAATGGGAAAGTTTTGCTGAATGGGGAGAAGATCTTGAAGTGAATGTTGGAAAAGTAGATGTCACGGAGCAGACAG GACTGAGTGGACGGTTTATCATAACTGCCCTTCCTACTATATATCA TTGTAAAGATGGTGAATTTAGGCGCTATCAGGGGCCAAGGAGCAAGAAGGactttataaatttcataagtgaGAAAGAGTGGAAGAGCATTGAGCCTGTTTCATCATGGTTTGGTCCTGGTTCTGTTCT gatGAGTAGTATGTCAGCACTCTTTCAGCTATCTATGTATATCAGG aCTTGTCATAACTATTTTATTGAAGACCTTGGATTGCCGGTTTGGGGATCATATACAGTTTTTGCTTTAGCAACACTGCTTTCAGGACTGTTGTTAGGACTT TGCATGATATTTTTAGCTGATTGCCTTTGTCCTTCAAAACGACGCAGACCACAGCCCTACCCTTCAA agaaatcatTGCCAGAATTTTCTCAACCTTTGAAAAAAGTGGAAGAAGAACAAGAAGCTGATGAGGAAGATGTTTCAGAAGAGGAAGCCAAAAATGGAGGGGGAGCAAAGACAGACTTTGTACAGGCAGATGCCCTAAGACAGCGTGCGGTGGGCCCCTCGCAGGCCGCAGATCAGTCCTAG